One Artemia franciscana chromosome 7, ASM3288406v1, whole genome shotgun sequence DNA segment encodes these proteins:
- the LOC136029669 gene encoding piggyBac transposable element-derived protein 3-like, with translation MIPFKGTIGFRQYLKDKPHSWGVKIFTTAGISGIVYDIEIYTGKGAVEISELGQGTDVVLRLVENLPRFMNFKLFFDNFYTGIDLIHKFRVEYGIESCGTIRSNRMRGAVLDTDANMKKKGRGSVDFRFERHSEVSVVKWYDNKPVHLASSYCAVTPIDKCQRWDGTTRKYVEVDRPRIVRDYNKSMGDVDLADMFLELYRTDIRSKKWYMRIVYYFFDMAVNNAWLIHRRQCKQINVQHMSLLYFKMGIARGLVLTGVSQSPRVGRPSLSVTKRNTTTSRDGMPSESVRFDQTSHFPDTTEKERCRYEKCVRGGTSRIMCSKCKVRLCLNSDRNCFTNFHLK, from the coding sequence ATGATCCCATTCAAAGGAACAATTGGATTTCGACAGTACTTGAAGGACAAGCCCCACTCGTGGGGTGTAAAGATTTTCACGACAGCCGGCATCAGCGGAATAGTGTATGACATAGAGATATATACAGGAAAAGGAGCTGTTGAAATTTCTGAACTTGGCCAAGGTACTGACGTTGTCCTTCGGCTTGTAGAAAATCTGCCAAGGTTCATGAACTTCAAGTTGTTCTTTGATAACTTCTATACTGGCATCGATCTCATTCACAAGTTCCGGGTTGAATATGGCATCGAGTCATGTGGTACGATACGCAGCAACAGAATGAGGGGCGCTGTTCTAGATACCGACGCCAACATGAAGAAGAAAGGACGAGGGTCAGTGGACTTCCGTTTTGAAAGACATTCAGAAGTATCGGTAGTAAAATGGTATGACAACAAACCAGTCCATTTGGCTTCTTCATACTGTGCAGTCACCCCAATTGATAAGTGTCAGAGATGGGATGGCACAACACGGAAATACGTCGAAGTTGATCGCCCCCGAATCGTCCGTGACTACAACAAATCAATGGGGGACGTAGATCTTGCTGACATGTTCCTGGAGCTTTACAGGACTGACATTCGCTCTAAGAAATGGTATATGAGGATTGTGTACTACTTCTTTGACATGGCTGTGAACAACGCCTGGCTGATACACCGCCGACAGTGCAAGCAGATCAATGTTCAGCACATGTCTCTGCTGTACTTCAAAATGGGCATTGCTCGTGGGTTGGTTCTTACTGGCGTATCTCAAAGTCCTCGAGTTGGAAGACCATCCTTATCAGTGACCAAGCGCAATACGACTACCTCGCGAGACGGGATGCCTTCGGAATCAGTGAGGTTTGACCAGACCTCGCATTTTCCGGATACGACTGAAAAGGAAAGGTGTCGCTATGAGAAGTGCGTTAGGGGTGGAACCAGTCGAATCATGTGTTCGAAGTGCAAAGTTCGACTGTGTTTAAACTCAGATCGCAACTGTTTCACAAATTTTCACCTAAAATAG